In Oryzias melastigma strain HK-1 linkage group LG10, ASM292280v2, whole genome shotgun sequence, a single window of DNA contains:
- the simc1 gene encoding SUMO-interacting motif-containing protein 1 has translation MEDVISLSSDDSDVEIVSSFSAFSAKLPLSEVRVDLDAKNVSIPPQYIDLTDPRWSFPKLKLCSREYSTDRPVIDLTASDANEIYVDTENLSPKHDDLPGDKDDCEILKADVCNLLKRPSKDCSVFTPHAAKQRRLNSPSQQHEEQKSLCPETPVVKLKDLPFPELKTSSLSVRLDSPSEMSLSSTELNSKDEAEICVDNLRETTAAVHEEKTEGLAQLVDNEAQKLQGSVDYSSAGEENSTATIGEQNTNEDGFLSSNCNPSPNSTPSSQDERQREPLSSNLKQAGSENTQSSQSSSFSVSSPHSLIIAFNSRESLESSSPVSDCGSQNDQVLICGDEPNAKTPEWELETEKYGDVGPDSPVSFLWQEESEEEESRCDADLTAVSRADRNYVCPKFLRKVMARRGHFSIDDENESLEIPEVLCRQSLCLVYSTIDECYPESTLQLLSDLLQPGYYPPKDIMVHLLRGILLDTQGPYYLCVQAFNLLMRTQRHHIATKSTVPWDWELLSSVMSNQDQRKELRGEVVCMVLEYIVQTLEDDFYLKPSPTSLNYSLAKASLSCDRQFPRVRDVIKWLFSAIVNSTDCGENEEAARKRDEQMRIVSMLQRMLSLALEVDRSPALSSAKLAQELFLMLLSDAPLRAHRMLLLDSLQSKLLRCKLLELLLDYACPKKLAVPMSLTLLLHFMKNCTLAPDPTDGTERWLKWEELIHLLWMLLLSYNKAMKGYLSSFYRNQKDKARPPVYKPHDMVSKAAVREAVEAFLSRSQADLDQALPLHVEESLTYLQDYLLDICQS, from the exons ATGGAGGATGTAATCAGTCTGAGCTCCGACGACTCGGATGTGGAGATAGTCAGTTCTTTCAGCGCGTTCAGCGCCAAACTGCCACTGTCCGAAGTCCGAGTGGACCTGGACGCGAAAAACGTCAGCATTCCACCG CAATATATTGACCTCACAGATCCAAGATGGTCTTTTCCAAAACTGAAGCTGTGCAGCCGGGAATATTCCACTGACAGGCCTGTGATTGACTTAACAGCGAGCGACGCCAATGAGATTTATGTGGACACAGAGAACTTATCCCCAAAACACGACGATTTGCCAGGTGATAAAGATGATTGTGAAATCCTAAAGGCCGATGTCTGCAACCTGCTGAAAAGACCTTCCAAAGACTGCTCAGTTTTTACTCCACATGCTGCAAAACAGAGACGCTTGAATTCACCAAGTCAGCAACACGAGGAACAAAAATCTCTTTGTCCTGAAACACCTGTTGTGAAGTTGAAGGACTTACCATTCCCTGAGCTGAAAACATCCTCCCTCTCTGTGCGGTTAGACAGTCCTTCCGAGATGTCTCTATCCTCCACAGAGCTGAACTCTAAAGATGAAGCGGAAATATGTGTGGATAATTTAAGGGAAACCACGGCAGCTGTCCATGAAGAAAAGACTGAGGGACTTGCACAGTTGGTGGATAACGAAGCACAGAAACTCCAGGGTTCGGTTGATTATTCGAGCGCGGGGGAAGAAAACTCTACTGCAACTATAGGAGAGCAGAACACTAATGAAGATGGTTTCCTCTCGTCTAACTGTAATCCGTCCCCGAATTCCACCCCGTCATCTCAAGATGAAAGGCAAAGAGAACCCCTCAGCTCCAACCTCAAACAAGCAGGATCAGAAAACACTCAATCCAGCCAGAGCTCCTCCTTTAGTGTCTCCTCTCCTCATTCCTTAATAATTGCATTTAACTCTCGTGAGAGTTTGGAATCTTCCTCTCCAGTGTCGGACTGTGGCAGCCAAAATGACCAAGTGCTCATCTGTGGAGATGAACCGAATGCAAAAACCCCTGAGTGGGAGCTGGAGACAGAGAAGTATGGAGATGTGGGGCCTGACAGTCCAGTGTCTTTCCTATGGCAAGAAgaaagtgaggaagaggagagtaGATGTGACGCAGATTTAACTGCAGTCAGCAGGGCAGATAGGAACTATGTGTGTCCGAAGTTTCTCAGGAAAGTGATGGCACGACGCGGTCACTTCTCG ATCGACGACGAAAATGAGAGTTTGGAAATCCCAGAGGTGTTGTGCCGTCAGAGCCTGTGCCTGGTGTACAGCACCATTGATGAGTGCTACCCAGAAAGCACTTTGCAGCTCCTGTCTGACCTGCTGCAGCCTGGTTACTACCCACCCAAAGATATCATGGTGCACCTGCTCCGCGGGatcctgcttgacactcagggTCCATATTACCTGTGTGTGCAGGCGTTTAACCTGCTGATGAGGACGCAGAG ACACCACATAGCTACTAAAAGTACAGTTCCATGGGACTGGGAGTTACTTTCATCCGTTATGTCCAATCAG GACCAGAGGAAGGAGCTCAGAGGTGAAGTTGTGTGCATGGTCCTGGAGTACATTGTACAGACTTTGGAGGATGACTTCTATCTCAAGCCGTCTCCAACCAGTCTAAACTACTCGCTCGCAAAGGCATCGCTGTCGTGTGATCGTCAGTTTCCTCGGGTCAG agaTGTTATTAAGTGGTTGTTTTCAGCAATCGTGAATTCGACAGATTGTGGAGAAAATGAGGAAGCTGCCAGAAAGAGAGATGAACAAATGAG AATAGTCTCCATGTTGCAAAGGATGCTGTCCCTTGCTCTGGAGGTGGACCGTTCTCCTGCTCTGAGCTCTGCCAAACTGGCTCAGGAGCTCTTCCTCATGCTCCTCAGTGATGCTCCTCTGCGAGCACACAG GATGCTATTGCTGGACAGCCTGCAGAGCAAACTGCTGAGATGTAAGCTGCTGGAACTGCTGCTGGACTACGCATGCCCCAAAAAACTTGCTGTGCCCATGTCACTCACTTTACTGCTGCACTTTATGAAGAACTGCACTCTGGCACCAGACCCCACG GACGGAACAGAAAGGTGGCTGAAGTGGGAAGAGTTGATCCATCTGCTGTGGATGCTGCTGCTCAGCTACAATAAAGCAATGAAAG ggTACCTGTCCAGCTTCTACAGAAACCAAAAAGACAAAGCACGCCCGCCAGTTTACAAGCCCCATGACATGGTTTCAAAGGCTGCTGTTCGAGAAGCTGTGGAGGCCTTCCTGTCCAGATCCCAGGCTGACCTGGACCAAGCCTTACCTTTGCATGTGGAAGAGTCTCTAACGTATCTGCAGGATTACCTGCTAGATATCTGTcagagctaa